The genomic DNA ACAGCGTGCACTCCTGTTATATCGACATCTGCGCCCTGAAGTTTAAATCCGGTAAAGACAGGCAAATTAAATCCTTTATACCCGAAAAATAGTCCCGATATCAAATAACATATGATAAACGTGGACACGACGATCAGCGACACGAACATGAGCAAAGTGATCAGTTTGCTCAGCAGCACCTTCCAGCGCCTGACCGGCCGGGTCAGCAGCATTTTAATCGTCCCGCTCGTACGTTCCGAAGAGACGATATCCGACCCGATGCCCATAATAAGCAGCGGGATGAACAATGTCGCCGCATTATCGAGAAACTCCTTTGTAAAGGCGACAGCTCCAGGCTGCCGGGGATTCACGTCGTGCTCCAAATAATATTTCATCTGCTGAATGTAAATGAGACGGTATTTCTTCCATTCCTCCGGCACGCGATCGCTGCCCAGGGAATTCTGGTTGTCCGTTATCGCCTGCTGCACTTCCCTGCGCCAATCCGTGCCGAATTTGCTCCGCTTATCCTCCGCCGCCCGCAACTGCGCATAAGAGAATATCGGGACAAGCACGAGCAGGACCAGCAGGATGACATAGAAGCGCTTCTTCTTAATCATCTTGATCGTTTCATTCTTCACCAATGCCATCATACTATTCAATGCTCTCACCTTCCGTCAATTCAAGGAACAGCTGCTCCAGCGTAGGATTGATCTTCTGTACGGCATGCACCTGAATTTCTTCCGCAACCAGCCGGGGCATTAACGCCGGCACCTCTTCTGGCAGCATTTGCGTTACGATAGCCTGCTCGCTCATCCCGGCCAGAATCGTATCGTCCAGCACTTGGTCGGGATCGGGAATGATCGTGATCCCGGCGGCAGACAACAGCTTCAAGCCGCGCTCGCGGGGGGACAGCTCCCAAATCACATAATTCGAATTTTGGGAGATCAGCTCCTCCACGGCGCCCACCGCCAGCACGCGCCCCCGGCTGATGATCGCTACGCGGTCGCACAACAATTGAATTTCGCTGAGCAAATGGCTGGACACGAATACGGCTAAGCCCTCCTCGGCCAGCCGGCGAATGAATATCCGCAGCTCCTTGATTCCTTTGGGATCGAGTCCGTTCGTCGGCTCATCCAGAATTAACAGCTTAGGACGCCCAAGCAGTGCCTGGGCGATGCCAAGCCGCTGGCGCATGCCCAGGGAGTAGGTCTTGACCTTATCGTGGATACGCTGGTCTAGGCCGACAACCTCTACGACTTCGGCGATTCGCTGCTCGCCTATGCCGGGCATCATCCTAGCGAAATGCTGCAGGTTCTCCCAGCCCGTCAAATAAGGATATACTTCAGGATTTTCCACGATCGAACCGACATAGGCAAGCGCCTGCTCCGGCTGCTTTCTGACGTCGAACCCGCAAATCCTCACCTTGCCCTCCGTCGGGCGGATCAAATCAACAAGCATCCGGATCGTCGTTGTCTTTCCCGCGCCATTCGGACCCAGAAAGCCGAAAACCTCGCCCTCCTGCACGTCAAACGTCACATCCTGCACGATCCACTTGCGGCCGATCCGCTTCCTTAAATGCTCGACGCTGAGCACCATCTGCCGCTGCTTTCCGCCATGCGCATCCGCCCCTGATCCGCCATCCGGTGCAGGACGCCGCTTCGTTCCTGCGTTCATAAATTCCACCTCTTATTTCTGTATCTGCCCCAGCAGGCTGCACCGATTCCGTTCATCATTTAACCCCCTGCAGGATCCGTTCCGCAATAATCTGATATCCGGCGCCGTTCGGATGAAAATGATCGCTCGCCAAATATTTTTGCGAATTATATGTAAACAGGTCAAACGTCGGCACGATCAGGGTTCGTTCGCGTTTGCGCAATGTATCCGCCGCAATATGATTCCACCGCGAAACGGCCTCGTCGCCGATTTCCCGCATTCCCGGCAGATCGGAGAACGGATTGTACAAGCTGACATAAACAAGCTGCGCCTGGGAATTCATCTCCAGAATACTGTCTGCAATGAACCCGAGTCGCTCCGATGCCTGCGTCACCGATTGCTCAAGCTCCGCTTCCGTAGGCAGCCTTCCTCCTGACTGCAGACTCTCCGCCCCTTTAAACAGATCGTTCCCTCCGATCGACAGGATGATGATGTCGGCCTGGCTAAGCGAATATTGTACTCCTTTCTCTTTCAGCAATTCAGCCAGCCCTTCCGTCGTCAGACCGTTAATGCCGAGATTGTTGACCAGTTTTGAATCCCTTCCCCCGTTCTTCACCAGTTCGACGAAGCGTCTTGCGAACCCTTTGCCGCTGTCGTCTCCCGTCCCTTTGGAGAGCGAATCCCCAATGGCCGTGACGTTCAGAACATTCGATGGTTTCGGCGGAACGCCCGCCTCTTCACCTGGCTGTTCGGTTATGCCCTGATTGAGCCCGCTCCCGTTTCCTGCGGTCCCGGGCATAATCACGTCACTAACTGCATATAGAAATCCGGCAATGAGAAGTACGGTGGACAACAGCGATATGACTCCGGTCGTCCGCCAAATCCGTGATGTGGATTTCATTGTGTTCCTTGTCCTCCTGTGCCATTATTTCCTTTTCCTTCGATCATTAATAACTTTTCCAGCTAATAACTAACATAAAACTTCTTCCTTCAATAAGCAAATTCAGTTTCCAGAATAACCAGTAAAAAACTAATCTAAAAAACTGGATTTTCAAAAAAAACAGGAGTATAATACTTTGTACAGGCAACAACGAGGGTTATTAGCTTAGCTGGTAGAGCAGCCGACTCTTAATCGGCAGGTCGCAGGTTCGACCCCTGCATAACCCATATTTAGGCTGAATAAGAGCTGTTTTCGCATATTGCATATGCGGGAACAGCTCTTTTTGTCTTCACATTCGTAATAAATCCTGGCTAAAAAAAATTTACCCGGCAAGCCGAGCTGCCAGGTAAATCCTTATTGCTTATGACTATTTGCCGATGAATTCCTGAACCCAGTGACCGTTATAATAGCCAACGCCAATTAGAGTATATTTCGGATTCAGAATATTCGCCTTGTGCCCAGGGCTGTCCATCCAGGCGGCTACGACCTCGGCCGGCGTCTTTTGTCCCTTGGCAATGTTCTCGCCCGCGTACAGATAGGTGATTTTGTAGGCATCCATCATATCAAACGGCGAGCCGTATTTCGGCGAGGTGTGGCTGAAATATTTGTTTTTGTACATATCGATCGCTTTGTCCTTAGCCATTTTGGTTAAGTTCGTATGCACAACTAGCGGCTTCAGTCCCGCATTCTTCCGTTCCACATTTACTAATGCAACTACCTTGGCCGCATTTTCGGCCTGGATTTTCGCATATAATGCCGCCGTCTGCTGGGCGGATGACTTGGACGTCGAGGACGTGGCCGCATACACCGCGCCGCTGCCAGACCCCGGCAGTCCCGGAACCGAAGCCAGCGATGCCGTCAAGCCGAGCAGCATGGCCCCTGACAGGATTGCTTTTGCCTTCGATTTGTTCATGCTGTATATCCTCCTTCAGACTCCTTACATTCTTTGGAGTATCTTGTCATATTCTAACATGACTTTTGAAGCGCTGCATGAGCAATTTATGGGAAAGCTCTTCCAAGTTTCTCGGGTCAGGCTTACGGACACAGGAGCGTTTATTATCGGCAAACAGCGCAATTCGCTGTACTAACGGACACTCGATCCTCTATTAGTCTAGAAAACGCCCTATTTTGCACGGTATTTTGGCCAATAAGACCTTCTGTGTCCGTTAGGCGCAAGATATAGCTTATTTCCATGTCATAACGGAACCAATGTCCGATAGAGTTCCTGTTTATGTTCCTGCTCCCACCCCCGCTGGCCACCAGCCAATCCCACAATCACAGGCCAAGCCGTACCTATTACTTCTTCGCGGCATATTTCCGCATATCGAAAGCAACCGCTGCAACGATGATCGCGCCTTTAATGATTTGCTGCCAATAAGGACCGACACCGATAAACGTCAAACCATAGTTGATAACCGTAAAAATAAGTACCCCGGCCATAACGCCCTGAACCTTGCCAATTCCGCCGGTCGTCGACACGCCGCCAACGACGCAAGCTGCGATGGCGTCAAGTTCGTACATGTTGCCGTAGTTGTTCGTTGCGCCGCCCGTGCGCGCAGCTTCAAGTACCCCCGCCAGGCCGTACAATGCCCCAGCAATCGAATAAATAATGATCAGGTTTCTGGACACATTGATGCCCGATACCTTCGCAGCCTGTTCATTGCCGCCGATGGCATACATGTTTTTGCCGAGTCTCGTTTTGTTGAACATGACCCAGACGATGAAGCATACGAAAATAGCGATGATGACAATATTAGGAATAGAGATTGGCCCGATACCGATGCTTCCGGAGCCCATTTTCGTAAAGTCGTCGCGCAGTCCCCCGATCGGCTGGGAATTATTCGGGTCCATATCGAAATACAAAGAGTTGATGCCGTAAATGGCAACCATCGAACCTAGCGTGGCGATAAACGGCGGCACCTTGAATTTCGATACGATGATTCCGTTGATCATCCCGAACACAAGGCCGACAGCGATCGCCAGCAGGATCGGAACGAACAGCGGCAGCTCCGACAAATTCGGAAAGAAACGCCGCGGATAATCCTGCATCTGCAGCATGGACGCCGAGATGACCGCGGTCAAACCGACCATCCGCCCAGCGGACAAGTCCGTGCCGCCGGTAATCAGAATAAACGCCACGCCAAGGGCGATAATAACCCGCGTGGATGATTGCACTAGAATATCGCGCAGCGAGCTGATTCCAATAAAATTGGGATCATATACAGTAATGCCGATAATCAGTACGGCCAGTACGATATAAATCGCATATTCGGATACGAACCCTTGCATTTTTTTCACATTCATGATCGTCTCTCCTTCTTCTCAAGCCTTAATGCTGGGCGGCCAAAGTCATAATCTCTTTCTCCGTTGCTTTATCCCCGTCCACGATGCCGGTAAGCCGTCCTTCGGACATGACCATAATCCGGTCAGACATGCCAAGCAGCTCGGGCATTTCAGAGGAGATCATGATGATGCTTTTTCCTTGCTCCGCCAGCTCGGCGATGATCGAATAAATCTCGAATTTGGCGCCTACATCGATTCCCCGCGTAGGTTCGTCGAGCAGCAGGATTTCCGGCTCCGTAAGCAGCCATCTGGCGAGCAGCACCTTCTGCTGATTGCCGCCCGACAAGTTCATGATCAGCGTCTTATGCGTCGGTGTCTTCGTACGCAGCTTCTCCACCATCGAGTTGACCTCGCGCTTTTTCTTCTTCTCATCAAGCAGCCCATACGGCTTCACGTACCGTCTCATATTGGCAATGGCTCCGTTCTCATGCACCGATAATACCGAGAAGATGCCTGTGGTGCGCCGTTCCTCCGTCAGCAAGGCGAGTCCAAACTTCTTGGCATCGCTGGAATTG from Paenibacillus woosongensis includes the following:
- a CDS encoding GDSL-type esterase/lipase family protein, whose protein sequence is MKSTSRIWRTTGVISLLSTVLLIAGFLYAVSDVIMPGTAGNGSGLNQGITEQPGEEAGVPPKPSNVLNVTAIGDSLSKGTGDDSGKGFARRFVELVKNGGRDSKLVNNLGINGLTTEGLAELLKEKGVQYSLSQADIIILSIGGNDLFKGAESLQSGGRLPTEAELEQSVTQASERLGFIADSILEMNSQAQLVYVSLYNPFSDLPGMREIGDEAVSRWNHIAADTLRKRERTLIVPTFDLFTYNSQKYLASDHFHPNGAGYQIIAERILQGVK
- a CDS encoding CAP domain-containing protein, with product MNKSKAKAILSGAMLLGLTASLASVPGLPGSGSGAVYAATSSTSKSSAQQTAALYAKIQAENAAKVVALVNVERKNAGLKPLVVHTNLTKMAKDKAIDMYKNKYFSHTSPKYGSPFDMMDAYKITYLYAGENIAKGQKTPAEVVAAWMDSPGHKANILNPKYTLIGVGYYNGHWVQEFIGK
- a CDS encoding ABC transporter permease subunit, producing the protein MMALVKNETIKMIKKKRFYVILLVLLVLVPIFSYAQLRAAEDKRSKFGTDWRREVQQAITDNQNSLGSDRVPEEWKKYRLIYIQQMKYYLEHDVNPRQPGAVAFTKEFLDNAATLFIPLLIMGIGSDIVSSERTSGTIKMLLTRPVRRWKVLLSKLITLLMFVSLIVVSTFIICYLISGLFFGYKGFNLPVFTGFKLQGADVDITGVHAVPQWKYILMQMGLIWFVSSVVAMLAFMVSVLVRSTAASIVIMMAALIAGNILTNLASAWTSAKYLFMVNLGLTQYLAGTPAPIEGMTLGFSLGVLAVWGLGSLVVSFLVFTKQDILN
- a CDS encoding ABC transporter ATP-binding protein, yielding MVLSVEHLRKRIGRKWIVQDVTFDVQEGEVFGFLGPNGAGKTTTIRMLVDLIRPTEGKVRICGFDVRKQPEQALAYVGSIVENPEVYPYLTGWENLQHFARMMPGIGEQRIAEVVEVVGLDQRIHDKVKTYSLGMRQRLGIAQALLGRPKLLILDEPTNGLDPKGIKELRIFIRRLAEEGLAVFVSSHLLSEIQLLCDRVAIISRGRVLAVGAVEELISQNSNYVIWELSPRERGLKLLSAAGITIIPDPDQVLDDTILAGMSEQAIVTQMLPEEVPALMPRLVAEEIQVHAVQKINPTLEQLFLELTEGESIE
- the mglC gene encoding galactose/methyl galactoside ABC transporter permease MglC codes for the protein MNVKKMQGFVSEYAIYIVLAVLIIGITVYDPNFIGISSLRDILVQSSTRVIIALGVAFILITGGTDLSAGRMVGLTAVISASMLQMQDYPRRFFPNLSELPLFVPILLAIAVGLVFGMINGIIVSKFKVPPFIATLGSMVAIYGINSLYFDMDPNNSQPIGGLRDDFTKMGSGSIGIGPISIPNIVIIAIFVCFIVWVMFNKTRLGKNMYAIGGNEQAAKVSGINVSRNLIIIYSIAGALYGLAGVLEAARTGGATNNYGNMYELDAIAACVVGGVSTTGGIGKVQGVMAGVLIFTVINYGLTFIGVGPYWQQIIKGAIIVAAVAFDMRKYAAKK